The region AGTGGCTATCTTGAATTCAAAACTGGTGGCTTTTTGGCTTAGACATAAAGGAAAAATGCAAGGCAATAATTACCAAATTGATAAAGAACCAATCATTGACATCCCACTTTATGAAGCTTCTAAGACAGATCAAAAAGACTTAGCCAGCCTGACTACTAAAATTATTGAGTTTATAAAATCAACGGACTATTTAGCCAGTCCAGAGAAACAAACTAAGGTTCGGGAGATTGAACGCCAGATAGATGAGTTGGTGTATAAACTTTATGGTCTCACCGAGGATGAGGTAAAAACTGTTGAAGCAAATTAGACCCAAGTCCTTGACTCCTTAAAAACTTGTTTGCTATAATAGTAATAGAATTTGCAGGTAACCTTGCCGCGAATTCAAAGTCAACTAAAGCAATCTTGCTCTTAGATGGCGGAAAATTAACTAATTTTAACATCAACGACCATGTCACAAGAAAAACAAGTCTTGGAGTTTAACTACTCCCAAGCACGCACAATCAGCAGAAAATTAAACTATTACGAACCCGAAGGAAACGAGGCCATTAAGACTCATTTCCTTTTTATTTTGCTTAAAGATCTGCCGGTAAACATACCGACAACCCCCAATCCCAGACAACCCGATATTGATGCCAAGCCATGTAAACAGATGTTTGAGACGCTAGAGACCGAGCCTGAGTATTTTACGGATTGCAATAGAGGGTTATTACTGACGGCCGAAAAAGTATATTTCCCAAATTCCAATGAGTCTGATAAAAAAATAATCATTGACTTTGGAATAGACGAGGATGGCGAGCCCCGAGGTGGTTTAGTTGATGGTGGGCACACTTATGCCGTTCTTAAGAAAAAAATGGACGATGAGTCTTTAGCCGACTTGCCAATATTCGTCACTATTATTGAAGGTGCGGAGGAGTTTGCTACTAAATTGGCCAGAGCGAGAAACACCAGCGTTCAAGTTACTGACAAATCAATCGCCAATCTGGAAAATGAATTTGAGAGTATTAAACAAGCTCTCGGTAAATATAGCGATAAAGTTATTTATTTTGAAAACGAGAATAAGGGCGAGGATGTAGCCACTTTTCAAATTGAAGAGCTTATCGCGTTAATGACCGCCTTAAATAAAGATCTCTACAGCAACAGTAGTCAGCCTACAATCGTTTATACCGGGATTTCTACCTGCTTCAATAAATGGTTGAATAAAAAGAACAGGCCTACCTACGAAAAACTTTATCCTATTTTGCCCTCTATCGTTGAACTGTACGAATATCTTTACTCCAAATTTGAGGATTATTCTAAGCAGGTTGGAATTAAAAAGTTTGGCAATATTAACGGTGTTGAAACTCACAGAGGTAAGGGTGCTAATAGAAAACCCATCAACATTAAATTGCCATTTACTGATCAGTCGGTTAGGTACCGTCTTTCCAAAGGATTTTCGATGCCAATTTTTGCAGCTCTAAGATTTTTATTGGAAGAAAAAGATGGCAAATTAAATTGGAGCGTTGATCCAAAAAAATTCTTAGATAAGCACGGTTCTATGATTGTTGGACAAGTCCTCGAGGCTCACACGAGAGAATACAATAGTAATCCAAATAAAACCGGTAAAAGCAAGGTTCTGTGGCAAAACATCGCTAACACTGTAGTCATTCATTCTCTACAGGAACAGTTAGCTCAGAAGTAAAAGAAATGCCTAGGGTAGATTTTCTGCCATAGGCACTCTTTTTATTAAAATTAACTAATCAATAATAATATGAATAAAAGAAGAGTTTATCATGTCTTGCCATCAGGTGGCGGAGACTGGAAGGTTAAAGAAAATAAAGCCGATAGAGCAGTAAAAATACTTGAGGATAAGTCAGACGCTTTAAATTTGGCAAAGCAATTAGCTAAGAATGCTGATTTAGGGCAAGTAGTAGTTCACGGCAAGGACGGTGTTATTCAAACGGAGTATACTTACGGGCAGGATCCGGAAAAAACTAAGGGGTAGAATAATGCTTCTAAAAAACACTCGGCTCATTAGGGTCGAGTGTTTTTGCTTAAGTTAAGCAAATCGTCCCAAGCTCTCAAATTTCGTCAAACCGGTGGGCTATGGTTGTAGGAGGTGTCAAAGGTCTACTCAGGGTACAAAGCTCGCCCCAAGGGCAGACACGGGGCAACAACGTTTTACTTTTTGGCTAGGAGGAGGTCGTAGTTGTAAAACTTGGCAACTTTCTTGATATTGTTCATTTTTTCGCGTACTGTAACCATATATTGCTTGTCCTCGAGTACGGTTATGAGACCGGACAAGCCGCGACCCCATGATGGATTTCAATTTACTTCCAGCCGGTTTTTTTGTATAAATAAGATATGATCTATACTGGGAAAGGGGATGACGGTAATACTAATATCTTTGGCTGTTGCGACCAAAGACTCTCTAAGAGTTCGGCGATTGCTTGCGCACTTGGCGACCTTGATGAACTCAATTCGTTTCTTGGAGTTTGCAAGGTTAAATCAAAAGAAAATGAGATTATAATAGGCAAAGACAGTTGTCATAAGATTATAGACAATATCCAGCAGAATCTTTTCATAATTCAAGCGGAAGTTGCAGGAGGAGATAAGAAGATTGGTGAGGAAAGAGTAAAAGAGGTTGAAGCTTTGATTGCCAGTATAGAGGAAGAACTACCGCCGATAACAAGCTTCTTCGTCTCAGGTGGAGCGGAGCTTTCTTCCATGTTTGATTTCTCAAGGACTATCGCTCGACGCGCGGAGCGTAAGGTGGTGGAGGTGAAGGAAGAGGGAAAAGTGGAGGTTAGCTCTAACACATTAGCTTATCTTAATCGTTTATCAAGTCTCTTATACGCCATGGCGCGGATTGTGAATCATAGGCTCGGCATAGTAGAGCCGTCTCCTCGTTATTGATTTTATTTAAGGAGAAGGCAGGCCGGTTGGATGTTTTAGATATTTTGTTCTTGAATGAATCAAAATTTTGTGAATTTGATATACTAAAATTATGAAATTAGATAAACTAAAAGAAGTTTTGAAAAATGAGCCAAAGTATCGCCTCAAGCAAGCAAGAGATGCGGTTTTTAAAAGTTTAATAGATGATTGGTCTTCTGCCACTTATCTACCGCCTAAGTTAAGAGAAGTATTGAACAAAGAGTGCCCTCTTGAAGTTAGAGGCGAGGTTGTGGAATCAGATGATGACGTCTTAAAAGCGATTATAACGCTTGATGATGGGCTGAAAATTGAGAGCGTGTTAATGCGTCATATGGGTGGTCGCTCTACCGTCTGTGTTTCTTCTCAGGTTGGCTGTCCTATGAAGTGCGGCTTTTGCGCTACTGGAGCGATGGGGCTCATTAGGAATTTAACTGAAGATGAGATTGTGGGTCAGGTCTTGTTTTTCGCGCGTTATCTTAAGTCTCACGGAGAAGATAAGGTTACCAATGTTGTCTTTATGGGGATGGGGGAGCCTTTTTTAAATTATGACAATGTTCTTTCGGCAGTCCGTACTCTAAATGAAAAAGACGGTCTAAACATCGGCGCAAGGAAAATCTCTATCTCAACGAGTGGAGTTATTGAGGGTATAAATAAACTGGCAGAAGAAAACTTGCAAGTAAACCTAGCTATATCTCTCCATGCTCCATACGATGAACTTCGTTTAAAGCTGATGCCGGTTAATATAAAATATCCACTGAAAGAAGTTTTGTCCGCGGTGGATAGTTATATTAATAAGACATCAAGGCAAGTTATGTTTGAATATATTATGCTGAAAGGGATAAATGACTCTAAGGAGGATGCTGAAAGGTTGGCGAGGCTTATGAAGAAGCCTCTGCATTTTGTTAACTTGATAGTCTACAATCCGACAGGGAAAGAGGGGATGGAGCCTTCTTCTCATAATTCAGTGCGGAAGTTTAAGGAAATTTTGGAAAAAGCCGGTATCCCAGTGTCGGAGCGCTATCGTTTCGGCGGGGAGATTAAAGCCGCTTGCGGTCAGCTGGCAACGGAAAGCAGGTGATGATTGTATAAAATTCTCCACCGTGTTTGTTGATTTTTGGATTATTTAGTGATAAAAAATAAATAGGAAGAGATGGGGTCCGATCTTTAACAAAAATGGAGGTAGAGTATATGCCTGCAAGCGGTTGGGTATGCCCGGTTTGCAAGAAAATGAAAGAGCCAACGAGGCATCATGTATTGCCAAAGAGGCATTACGGCAAAGGCAATAGAAACAAAGGAGGTGTCGTAAAGGTTTGCAGGAATTGTCACGACAAGATCGAATTGAATATTCCATACAAGAAGATGCCAGCGAGCTTCTACTATAATATCCTAACCTTTTTCGGATTATTTTTATAAGCGGAAAAAAAGGAGGTCTTTATGGAAGAATGTATTTGCGCATATCACTGTTGCCATAAGGAAGAATACAGCACTTTAGAGATGAAGGAGGATACCAACGAACTTGGCAATAAATATTATTTTCAAAGAAAGAAGTGCCGTCGTTGCGGCGCTTGGCTTGGGGACAAGCCGGTTCGATAGGTATGATGTGTCTTGTTGGTCGGCGAGCAGATACCTGCTCGCCGATTTTTTTTGTATAATTAAATAAAAAAGGCGTACAATTTAATCGTACGCCTTTTTTATTTTTAGTTCATCGCTATCTTTTCAGCGTTTGATTCTTTTTCTTCCACGACTTCATATCTGATTTTCTTGATGCCGAATACTTCAGCCTCTCGTCTTGTCTCCATCCAGATATCCATTCTTTCAGAGAATCTTCTGTGCATCCTGTCTTCTACTGTAAATATTTTATCGCCGTAGATTTCAGGGAAACGCACTTTGGTCCCGAAAGGAAGAAAGTTCGCAGCAATCGCTCCATCGTAAACATGTTTACCGGATGCCATTATAAATGGATCGTTGTCTGTTTGGTCTGGCGTGCTTGAGTAAGCTGTCACCTCAGCTTCTCCAGTCTCTAGTATTATATGTGAACTGTTGTCCTCATCTTTTTCAATTGATTCTTCCTGGCTAAATAATGACTTGTATTTTTCATATCTAGCTATCAGGTCGCCGGCAATTTTTATATCTTTTGCCGGCATACTCGGCGCTGGCTCTTCCTCTTGTTCAACTGGAATTGTTGTTGATGCGTTGAGAAGCATTCCGACTAAAGCGATTGAACTTATGAAAGTATTCATATCTGATATATTTATTTTTGGCCTATTCTTTATTAGTAAGTGTTCTTTTGTCTGAATAGTCGCTTAATTCCGGCCTTTATCATATAAGAAAATGGCCTGAAATGGGCGATCCCGTAGATCTACGGGCAAAAATAAAACACCAACGAAACTGCTGGTGCAAATGCTATACTAGCATAGTTAGTAAAATATGTCAATCAGTCAAGGTAATGATATAACTTTTCAAGAAGCGGATAGTGTCATATAATTAAGCGATGTTATTGTTTTGGATTTTAGGGGCAAGCGCAGCTCAATCTATTGTGGCTCTTATAGGTCAGGTTATTGTCTTTTTATTTAAGAAGAATGTTACTAAATATATAAATTATCTTGTCAGTTTTTCAGTTGGGACGCTTTTGGGAGTCATTTTTTTTGATATTTTACCGGAAGCGCTTGAAGAATCTTCTTCAGGTTTTGTTTTTGCTTATGTTTTAGCGGGATTTCTGGCATTTTTTGCATTAACAAGAGTTTTATCTTGGTCTCACTGTCATACGGCGGATTGCCATATTCATAACACAAGGGAAGGGGTAAAGGTGTTATTAGGAGATGCGATTCACAACTTCATTGACGGTATTATTATTGCCCTAGCCTTTCTTGTTGATTTTAACCTTGGGATAGTCACCACTTTAGCTGTTTTGGTTCACGAAGCGCCAATGGAAATCTCAGATTTCTTTATACTTATTCATGCCGGGTATTCTGTAAGAAAGGCTCTCTTTTATAACTTCTTGATTGCGCTTACCACTATTGCCGGTTCACTTCTTGCTTATTTTGCCGCTCCGAAAGTTGATAGTTTGATAATCCCGGCTTTGGGCATTGTGGCGGGCAACTTCCTCTATATAGCGGCTTCGGACCTTATACCGGAACTTCACGATGGAGAAGGTTCAAGGGGAAAGATAAGCAGCGCTCTTCAGATGTTTTTGATAGTTTTCGGCATATTGATTATATATTTTTCCTCATCTATTTTGGGGTGATTCTAGCAGTTGTAATTTTAAGACAGTTAAGCCGTCTTTTTATTTAAATAGGTATAAAAGCCTTTTAAGATAAAAAGTCGAAATTATTAAATAGGGTTATTATAAGAATTATTAACAATAAAATTAATAGAAATATGAAAAAAGGTATAATTATAGGTATTATGGTGCTTGCTCTCGGCTTTTCTCAGGCGATGCCTGCGTTTGCTCAAGATACTGCAAGCGATCTTCAGGCTTTAATAACATCTCTTATGGAGCAGGTTAAAACTCTTCAGGAACAGATAAAGTCTTTAAATACTGAAGTTAGGATTATAAAAACTGAACTTCAGCTTACTAGGTCTTTATATAAAGGAATATCAGGAGATGATGTGGCAAAACTCCAGGAATTTTTGAAGAGTGACAGCGATGTTTATCCTGAAGGTATAGTTAGCGGATATTTCGGTTTTTTGACAGAGAAAGCCATTAAGAAATTCCAAAAAAAGCACGGCATAGAAGATATTGGCATTGTGGGACCAAAGACAATTAGAAAGCTTAATGAACTATTGGAACATGGCGCCGGTAAGTCTGGTAAGGTGCCACCTGGTCTTCTGATAGCTCCCGGCATAGCTAAGAAACTTTCTTTAGCTACTACAACGCCTCTTTCTCTATATATACATCACGATGAATCAGATGATAGAGATTGCGAAGAGAAAGAGAAGAAGCATAAAAAAGAAAAGAAACATGACAAGAAAGATCATGGCGATGATGATGGAGATGATGACGATGATAATGATGACTGCGACTCTAATGGCGGAGACACAGCGACAACCACACCTCCTGTCGCAGATATAACAGCTCCTGTCATCTCTTCTGTCGGCACTTCAGGTATTACAGCAATATCAAGTTTAGCTAGTTGGCTTACTGATGAAGCTTCAGATAGCAAAGCATGGTATGCCACAACAACCCCTGTTGATGTATTGAATACTCCGCAAGCATCTTCTACTGCCCTAGAGTTAAGTCACGGACTTACTTTCAGCGGATTGTCTGCGAGTACAACATACTATTTTCTAGTCTCTTCTTCTGATGTTTCTGGTAACGCCGCAACTTCAACGGAGCAGACATTTACGACACTTGGACAATAAAAATAATCTTGGAAATCGTATTTCAAAATACCCTTTTTGTCAGAAAGCAAAGAGGGTATTTTATTAGATAATATCTATCACAAAATTTATTTTAAAATAACCTTTATAATGTGTTATTTCAGCAAATCGCTTTTTTCTGTTAATATATGATTATGTCAATATACTATAATGCAAAGAGGGGCCGTAATATATTTGACCCGTCTTCAGACGAGCCTTTTAAACTTAGCCGTTCAAAGATTGATTCTTTCTTGAATTGTCCGCGATGTTTTTACATAGATAGACGGTTGGGTGTGGATAAACCACCCGGTTTTCCTTTTGCCTTAAATTCCGCCGTTGATGCTTTACTGAAAAAAGAGTTTGATATCCATAGGATAAAAGGCACTACCCATCCGCTAATGGATAAATACGGCATAGACGCGATACCTTTCAAGCATAAAGACCTTGATGAATGGAGAGAGAACTTTGTCGGCGTAAGGTATCACCACAAGCCGTCTAATTTTATAGTAACGGGCGCAGTTGATGATATCTGGGTTAGTCCGAGCGGGGAGCTTATTGTCGTTGATTATAAATCAACCAGTAAAGATGAAGAACTGAGCCTTGATGCGGATTGGCAGATTGCTTATAAAAGGCAGATGGAAATTTATCAGTGGCTTCTAAGGATGAATGGGCACAAAGTTTCAAGTATGGGCTATTTCGTATATTGTAACGGCAGGAAAGACAGAGCAGCTTTTGACGGTAGGCTTGAGTTTGATGTGGTTGTATTGCCTTATGAAGGAGATGATTCATGGGTAGAAGGCACTCTTATGGATGCCCGTAAATGCCTTTTTGGGGAGCATATTCCCAAACAAGCTTCTGATTGCGATTATTGTAATTATGTGTC is a window of Patescibacteria group bacterium DNA encoding:
- a CDS encoding 3D domain-containing protein — protein: MNTFISSIALVGMLLNASTTIPVEQEEEPAPSMPAKDIKIAGDLIARYEKYKSLFSQEESIEKDEDNSSHIILETGEAEVTAYSSTPDQTDNDPFIMASGKHVYDGAIAANFLPFGTKVRFPEIYGDKIFTVEDRMHRRFSERMDIWMETRREAEVFGIKKIRYEVVEEKESNAEKIAMN
- a CDS encoding ZIP family metal transporter → MLLFWILGASAAQSIVALIGQVIVFLFKKNVTKYINYLVSFSVGTLLGVIFFDILPEALEESSSGFVFAYVLAGFLAFFALTRVLSWSHCHTADCHIHNTREGVKVLLGDAIHNFIDGIIIALAFLVDFNLGIVTTLAVLVHEAPMEISDFFILIHAGYSVRKALFYNFLIALTTIAGSLLAYFAAPKVDSLIIPALGIVAGNFLYIAASDLIPELHDGEGSRGKISSALQMFLIVFGILIIYFSSSILG
- a CDS encoding PD-(D/E)XK nuclease family protein, encoding MSIYYNAKRGRNIFDPSSDEPFKLSRSKIDSFLNCPRCFYIDRRLGVDKPPGFPFALNSAVDALLKKEFDIHRIKGTTHPLMDKYGIDAIPFKHKDLDEWRENFVGVRYHHKPSNFIVTGAVDDIWVSPSGELIVVDYKSTSKDEELSLDADWQIAYKRQMEIYQWLLRMNGHKVSSMGYFVYCNGRKDRAAFDGRLEFDVVVLPYEGDDSWVEGTLMDARKCLFGEHIPKQASDCDYCNYVSAVNNASEGN
- a CDS encoding cob(I)yrinic acid a,c-diamide adenosyltransferase, which codes for MIYTGKGDDGNTNIFGCCDQRLSKSSAIACALGDLDELNSFLGVCKVKSKENEIIIGKDSCHKIIDNIQQNLFIIQAEVAGGDKKIGEERVKEVEALIASIEEELPPITSFFVSGGAELSSMFDFSRTIARRAERKVVEVKEEGKVEVSSNTLAYLNRLSSLLYAMARIVNHRLGIVEPSPRY
- a CDS encoding peptidoglycan-binding protein; amino-acid sequence: MKKGIIIGIMVLALGFSQAMPAFAQDTASDLQALITSLMEQVKTLQEQIKSLNTEVRIIKTELQLTRSLYKGISGDDVAKLQEFLKSDSDVYPEGIVSGYFGFLTEKAIKKFQKKHGIEDIGIVGPKTIRKLNELLEHGAGKSGKVPPGLLIAPGIAKKLSLATTTPLSLYIHHDESDDRDCEEKEKKHKKEKKHDKKDHGDDDGDDDDDNDDCDSNGGDTATTTPPVADITAPVISSVGTSGITAISSLASWLTDEASDSKAWYATTTPVDVLNTPQASSTALELSHGLTFSGLSASTTYYFLVSSSDVSGNAATSTEQTFTTLGQ
- a CDS encoding AIPR family protein, giving the protein MSQEKQVLEFNYSQARTISRKLNYYEPEGNEAIKTHFLFILLKDLPVNIPTTPNPRQPDIDAKPCKQMFETLETEPEYFTDCNRGLLLTAEKVYFPNSNESDKKIIIDFGIDEDGEPRGGLVDGGHTYAVLKKKMDDESLADLPIFVTIIEGAEEFATKLARARNTSVQVTDKSIANLENEFESIKQALGKYSDKVIYFENENKGEDVATFQIEELIALMTALNKDLYSNSSQPTIVYTGISTCFNKWLNKKNRPTYEKLYPILPSIVELYEYLYSKFEDYSKQVGIKKFGNINGVETHRGKGANRKPINIKLPFTDQSVRYRLSKGFSMPIFAALRFLLEEKDGKLNWSVDPKKFLDKHGSMIVGQVLEAHTREYNSNPNKTGKSKVLWQNIANTVVIHSLQEQLAQK
- the rlmN gene encoding 23S rRNA (adenine(2503)-C(2))-methyltransferase RlmN, with translation MKLDKLKEVLKNEPKYRLKQARDAVFKSLIDDWSSATYLPPKLREVLNKECPLEVRGEVVESDDDVLKAIITLDDGLKIESVLMRHMGGRSTVCVSSQVGCPMKCGFCATGAMGLIRNLTEDEIVGQVLFFARYLKSHGEDKVTNVVFMGMGEPFLNYDNVLSAVRTLNEKDGLNIGARKISISTSGVIEGINKLAEENLQVNLAISLHAPYDELRLKLMPVNIKYPLKEVLSAVDSYINKTSRQVMFEYIMLKGINDSKEDAERLARLMKKPLHFVNLIVYNPTGKEGMEPSSHNSVRKFKEILEKAGIPVSERYRFGGEIKAACGQLATESR
- a CDS encoding DUF2188 domain-containing protein — its product is MNKRRVYHVLPSGGGDWKVKENKADRAVKILEDKSDALNLAKQLAKNADLGQVVVHGKDGVIQTEYTYGQDPEKTKG